Proteins co-encoded in one Sphingopyxis sp. BE259 genomic window:
- a CDS encoding crotonase/enoyl-CoA hydratase family protein: MGEFLSVERRGKIAILTMIKPESMNAIGTHDDCQDIIDTLRNLGDDRGVSAIILTGSGKAFSAGGNLKGMQDRTGIGVLDQPDSTRSNYRKGVQAVIRALMDCEVPMIAAVNGHAIGLGCDLACTCDIRIAAESAKFACSFIKVGIVPGDGGAWLLQKVLGYPRAAELFLTGDRFDAAQAKEYGLVTDVVPDAELLDRAVAIAERIVCNPPRALRLTKRLLREAQHSRMSDILELSAAYQAIVHETADNREAINAFVEKRPPVFTGD; encoded by the coding sequence ATGGGCGAGTTTCTGAGTGTCGAACGGCGGGGCAAGATCGCGATCCTGACGATGATCAAGCCCGAAAGCATGAACGCGATCGGCACCCACGACGATTGCCAGGACATCATCGACACCCTCCGCAACCTCGGCGACGACCGGGGGGTCAGCGCGATCATTCTGACCGGCAGCGGCAAGGCGTTTAGCGCCGGCGGGAACCTCAAAGGCATGCAGGACCGCACCGGCATCGGCGTGCTCGACCAGCCCGATTCGACGCGCAGCAATTATCGCAAGGGGGTGCAGGCGGTGATCCGCGCACTGATGGATTGCGAAGTGCCGATGATCGCTGCGGTCAACGGCCATGCGATCGGGCTGGGCTGCGATCTCGCCTGCACCTGCGACATCCGTATCGCGGCGGAAAGCGCCAAATTCGCCTGCAGTTTCATCAAGGTCGGCATCGTCCCCGGCGATGGCGGCGCCTGGCTGCTCCAGAAAGTGCTGGGCTACCCGCGCGCTGCGGAACTGTTCCTGACCGGTGACCGTTTTGACGCGGCGCAGGCAAAGGAATATGGTCTGGTTACGGACGTCGTCCCCGACGCGGAACTGCTCGACCGCGCGGTTGCGATTGCCGAACGGATCGTGTGCAATCCGCCCCGCGCGCTGCGCCTGACCAAAAGGCTGCTGCGCGAGGCGCAGCATAGCCGGATGAGTGACATTTTGGAGCTCAGCGCCGCCTATCAGGCGATCGTCCACGAGACGGCCGACAACCGGGAGGCGATCAATGCCTTCGTCGAAAAACGTCCCCCGGTGTTTACAGGAGACTGA